A portion of the Cryptomeria japonica chromosome 5, Sugi_1.0, whole genome shotgun sequence genome contains these proteins:
- the LOC131075043 gene encoding uncharacterized protein LOC131075043, with product MRATTTAESFNRDSKVDITSRDETSEHAHKRSHIGSSNPIGRLFDVQGQEAVDAVIARFFYANGIPFNVDLSHFYGEMVQAIKNAPAGYKPPGYTKLHTTLVDKEKTRLEEQTAPLKRAIDCSEEEKNAEFYHNQLCDSIEEVGTSHVVQFVTDVAPVCKAVGMLVQKKYRQIFWTPCCVHSLNNALKDIGKFQWITDLIEKGRKIQMFICNHHHTQAIYRKFAKVELLKPINTCFASYFILLDHLCEVKGALCSPVVSDAWATWKQSTSDIAVEVRGMVLDQHFWADIKFVVDFIKPICEVIRFADSDMRKSYVEDGTNLTHHCVAYALNPKWYDIEVTKKRAPNQDREVMKGFWAAVKKIYGQGEDVSVLRTQWNNFSHGRDDFDSVEAIYDMRRNQLGSKKAKNLVYIHSSLRLLSHVDPGYNECPSAKWDQISPDGEAAAILDEVVEADGLIDLPPVILPSEELELESDDYLESLIDEDLDYDMDVHGIEE from the exons ATGA GGGCAACTACTACAGCTGAAAGTTTTAATAGAGACTCGAAGGTGGATATAACTTCTAGAGATGAAACAAGTGAACATGCTCACAAAAGGTCACATATTGGCAGCTCAAACCCCattggaagattgtttgatgtgcAAGGTCAAGAAGCAGTTGATGCAGTGATTGCACGATTTTTCTATGCAAATGGAATACCATTTAATGTTGATCTCTCACATTTCTATGGAGAGATGGTCCAAGCGATCAAAAATGCACCAGCAGGCTATAAACCACCTGGATATACAAAGCTTCACACTACTCTAGTCGATAAAGAAAAAACTCGATTAGAGGAACAAACTGCACCATTGAAAAGA GCAATAGATTGTTCAGAGGAAGAAAAAAATGCAGAATTTTATCATAACCAGTTATGTGACAGCATTGAGGAGGTGGGGACGTCACATGTAGTCCAATTTGTTACTGATGTTGCCCCTGTTTGTAAAGCAGTAGGCATGTTGGTGCAAAAAAAGTATAGGCAGATATTTTGGACACCATGTTGTGTGCATTCGTTGAATAATGCACTTAAAGATATTGGCAAGTTCCAATGGATTACAGATCTCATAGAGAAGGGCAGGAAaatacaaatgttcatatgtaaCCATCACCACACACAAGCCATTTATCGTAAATTTGCCAAGGTGGAACTTCTCAAACCTATTAATACATGTTTTGCATCTTACTTCATTCTTCTTGACCACCTTTGTGAAGTCAAAGGAGCTTTGTGTTCCCCAGTTGTTAGTGATGCATGGGCAACTTGGAAGCAATCTACATCAGATATTGCAGTTGAGGTGAGAGGTATGGTCCTTGATCAGCATTTTTGGGCTGATATTAAGTTTGTTGTAGACTTTATTAAGCCCATATGTGAGGTGATCAGATTTGCAGATTCAGATATG AGGAAAAGTTACGTGGAAGATGGAACAAACTTAACACATCATTGTGTTGCATATGCCCTTAATCCTAAATGGTATGACATAGAAGTGACCAAAAAGAGGGCTCCAAATCAAGATAGAGAGGTAATGAAGGGATTTTGGGCAGCGGTTAAAAAGATTTATGGCCAAGGTGaggatgtttcagttttgaggactCAATGGAATAATTTTTCTCATGGGCGAGATGATTTTGATTCCGTGGAAGCTATATATGATATGAGA AGGAACCAATTAGGATCAAAGAAAGCAAAGAACCTGGTGTACATTCATAGCTCACTTCGTCTCCTCTCTCATGTAGACCCTGGATACAATGAGTGTCCTTCAGCAAAATGGGATCAAATTTCACCTGATGGAGAAGCTGCAGCCATTTTGGATGAAGTGGTTGAAGCAGATGGACTAATTGATTTACCCCCTGTTATTCTACCATCAGAGGAACTTGAACTTGAGAGTGATGACTATTTGGAGAGCCTCATAGATGAGGACcttgattatgatatggatgttcATGGCATAGAAGAGTAG